In Arachis stenosperma cultivar V10309 chromosome 1, arast.V10309.gnm1.PFL2, whole genome shotgun sequence, one DNA window encodes the following:
- the LOC130970503 gene encoding uncharacterized protein LOC130970503 gives MQKLLRPTCCSAPILSLSLGGTATSTGTLTLPSSFTPITTLPFSLSISLSLSSSPHKYIAMATAAPSFASSLVSLPPTTSASRSASKSFPLCTLPSSFSSAMPRCLSLTHKHTAARAPIHRLPWLLPRCASLYSASEGEGEDTKEHKPVSPRLNRRQRAYSSSSPILPNPDLLAIPGVGPRNLRKLVQKGIAGVAQLKQLYKDKFFGKSSDKMVEYLQSSVGIIHKNHAESITTFIKKSVDEELEDNSSSAAVQALQKKRLTFCVEGNISVGKTTFLQRIANETIELRDLVEVVPEPISKWQDVGPDHFNILDAFYAEPQRYAYTFQNYVFVTRVMQERESSGGIKPLRLMERSVFSDRMVFVRAVHEANWMNEMEISIYDSWFDPVVSSLPGLIPDGFIYLRASPDTCHKRMKLRKRAEEGGVSLDYLRDLHEKHESWLFPFQSGNHGILSVNKLPQHVDNSLHPEIRDRVFYLEGDHMHSSIQKVPALVLDCEPNIDFSKDVEAKRQYARQVAEFFEFVKKKNEVSSNEGTRGKQNGEAEADVLMPHEGALWLPDGKPFPQGAQTPLDFRRAMSFMSG, from the exons ATGCAGAAACTGCTGCGCCCAACTTGTTGTTCAGCCCccatcctctctctctctctgggAGGCACGGCGACATCCACAGGGACTCTGACTCTCCCTAGCTCCTTTACTCCCATTACTactctccctttctctctttctATCTCTCTGTCTCTGTCCTCGTCGCCACACAAATACATAGCAATGGCAACTGCTGCGCCTTCATTTGCATCTTCACTGGTGAGCCTGCCCCCCACCACTTCCGCCTCTCGCTCCGCTAGCAAGTCTTTCCCTCTGTGCACTCTGCCGTCTTCCTTTTCATCCGCCATGCCAAGGTGTCTCTCTCTAACCCACAAACACACTGCCGCTAGGGCACCCATCCACCGCCTTCCGTGGCTGCTCCCTCGCTGTGCCTCCTTGTATTCCGCCTCCGAGGGAGAGGGAGAAGACACAAAGGAGCACAAGCCCGTTAGTCCAAGACTCAACCGGAGGCAGAGGGCTTATTCTTCTTCCTCACCCATTCTGCCAAATCCTGATTTGTTGGCTATTCCCGGTGTCGGTCCCAGAAATTTGAGGAAGCTAGTTCAGAAAGGCATTGCTGGTGTTGCTCAGCTCAAACAACTATACAAAGATAAG TTTTTTGGGAAATCTAGTGATAAGATGGTTGAGTATCTGCAGAGTTCTGTTGGAATAATCCACAAGAACCATGCTGAAAGTATAACTACTTTCATTAAAAAGAGTGTTGATGAAGAGTTGGAAGACAATTCCTCCTCGGCTGCTGTGCAGGCTCTGCAGAAGAAACGCCTTACATTCTGTGTTGAGGGTAATATCAGTGTTGGCAAGACAACGTTCCTTCAGAGAATAGCTAATGAAACTATTGAACTGCGTGATCTTGTTGAGGTAGTTCCTGAACCTATTAGCAAGTGGCAGGATGTAGGACCAGATCACTTCAATATTTTGGATGCCTTTTATGCGGAGCCACAAAGGTATGCCTACACCTTTCAGAACTATGTATTTGTTACGAGGGTCATGCAGGAAAGAGAGTCATCTGGTGGAATCAAGCCTCTTAGATTGATGGAGAGGAGTGTTTTCAGTGACAGGATG GTTTTTGTACGAGCTGTGCATGAAGCCAATTGGATGAATGAAATGGAGATCAGTATCTATGACTCATGGTTTGACCCTGTTGTCTCCTCCTTGCCTGGCCTTATTCCAGATGGTTTTATCTATCTTAGGGCAAGTCCTGATACTTGCCATAAGAGAATGAAGTTAAGGAAGAGAGCAGAGGAAGGTGGAGTCTCTCTGGACTATCTCCGTGACCTACATGAAAAGCATGAAAGCTGGTTATTCCCCTTCCAAAGTGGCAATCATGGAATATTATCAGTCAATAAGCTTCCCCAACATGTTGATAACTCCTTGCACCCTGAAATTAGAGACCGTGTATTCTATCTAGAGGGTGATCACATGCACTCAAGCATTCAGAAG GTTCCTGCATTGGTTCTGGACTGTGAACCCAATATTGATTTCAGCAAAGATGTTGAAGCAAAGAGGCA GTATGCACGGCAAGTTGCTGAATTCTTTGAGTTTGTTAAGAAAAAGAACGAAGTTTCGTCCAACGAAGGTACGCGAGGTAAGCAAAATGGTGAAGCTGAAGCAGATGTGCTGATGCCCCATGAAGGTGCTCTGTGGCTTCCAGATGGAAAGCCTTTTCCACAGGGCGCGCAGACACCGTTGGACTTCAGGAGAGCGATGTCATTCATGTCTGGCTAG